From the Salarias fasciatus chromosome 5, fSalaFa1.1, whole genome shotgun sequence genome, the window tgcatgttctataTGTGACTTGTACTCgtaccctgccttcacctgTAGTCACTGGGATTGGCTGAATCACTCTCAGTGTTTTAATCTGTCCTTTTTAGGAGAAAATTCCATGTGCACGTCCACTTCAGAGGCCTGGATTTGGTTTCTGTGCATTGACCTCATACCTGGGTGTCAAATGATTGCTTATTCAGGTGTGAAATGACTTTTCAGGTACAGAATCTATGAATTTCTAATTGACCAGAAAGCATGCAGAGATATCTATTTATAAACTTCACTTTTTTACTCAACATGCACTCAAGTTTTGCTCTTGAGGCTTTTTGGTGGTTACAAACCTCAAACAACACCTAAATATTATCTCGTTGGTGACACTGTTGAGTGCCTTTCGTCAGTTTTTATTGCTCCTAATAGCTGATTCGAGCGCTGCTTCCAGTCACGTGTCTGTCAACAGCTGTAAACACGATGTTAAGAGGATGTTCCGAGTGTGGAATCTTCATAACCGCCGGGGATCTTTTCTTCTGGATATCAGAGGTCTGACACTGAGTCAAGCTGGTCATCGACTAAACAGAGCTTTGAgtagtttatttaaaaacatctCAGCAGTGCGGTCAGCACTCTCGCCTCATCGTGGGAATGTCATGTGTTGAAGTCCATTCTGGACTTTTCTATGTGGAATTTGCATTTTCTCCGCCTCCtcttttccaaaaagttgtgtttgagGCTAAATGATCTCCAAATtgtctgtaggtgtgaatgagtgtgacCGTGTCTCTGTATTTATCTTGTGGTGGACTGGAAACCGGCTGGGCTCATCGTGACCTATGACCCTGAACTGGTTTGTAAATATAAGTTTCTATAATTTAATGATTAAATACTGTGgaattacagcaaaaaaaagCCCCAGAATTTGACCAAATGTGCTCataaatcatcttttttttaattttatttatttatgccaTCATTTTGAGACTGTTCCATAATCACACTTCAACACGTGTCGAAGTGGCAATCAGAGTCCAtacattatttgttttttaaagaggtAAAAACGAAGACGTTATGGTGTCTGCTTCACACTGTGGGGACTGTGTGGTATTGTGTTGAGCACCATACTGTCTCTCCTATGTGATATAGCTCCAGCTCCCGGCCTGCTGTCGCACTGTATTTTCAGTCCTCACACACTCTTTGACTGAACAGTGGCCGCCATCATTGATCAGTTCTGGGGTCACGTGTTGCTTGGCCTGAAGCCACGATCGACAGCCTGCATTGACCCGGTGATATTGTGTCATCGTGTGAGGGGGGgccaagtgtgtgtgctgttagTTTTCTGGTTCACTGAACCCTGTGTGGCGTTGTGTGTTTTCGTCGTCGTTGAGGTTTACTCCGCTCCTCATATTGTTGAAAAACCAATTTTTTAAACCAATCTGTATTTCTGATAATGATGGTTATTTGGCTTTCGTTAGTCCAAACCTTGTCTTAATGAACATTAGATTGCTTGTTGACTCATTTGGGAATTACACggtaggggtttttttttttttatgttttattgaattgaattgaattgtgcctttattagtcccacaagGGGAAATTTTCATGTCTGCCCCGGCAGCCCTTTATAGATAATATCTATTTTAAGAACATGAAATTTTACAGTTTGTTCAGCTGGTTAACAAGTCGGAGTGTGAACATGTCCAACAGTTCATCTTATTGTTTGTTACAGAGGACTCGTATGAACGGACCCTGACGGTAGATGGAGAGGAAACCACTCTCATCGTCATGGATACCTGGGAGAACGACAAAGCGgtactgtgtgtgcgtgtgtgtgtgtgtgtgtgtgtatgtgtgtgcattagCTTTATTGATTATTTGTACTGTATTGTCTGTATTTATGGTAAAAGTTTGGGTTCAGAGCTTGGGAAGACATTTTATGTAAGTGAGGTGGTTAAACAAATTCGGCAGCATCGTGTGTGGTCTCGAATTCTTTATGGGATTACTTGTGTTTACATGTAGATTTAGAGCTAAAGTTGACTGAAGTTAGAGCGAAGATAAAGCTGAGACACTGAGTTTTGGTAGTTTTGGTTCGGGTGAAGAGGTTTAGGCCCACACAGAGAGAATTTTGGTGTATTTATGACTCTTGTGGTAGCAGAAGTCTCTTGAGTTTACTCCCTCGTATAATTGGGTCTTATTGCAATTTAAAGTGCGCTAACTCAATAACTAGTAGTTATTGgctttatgtttttaattaagaaaaatgtaaatcttTTACGGATGTGATTTGATCAATGGTATTTATGGCTATCGGCTCCtgttttaaaaatttaaaaaaaattaaaaagcttCATTGTACTGATGTTTAGATTGAACTTCGGGGTtattcagacagcagcagcgcACTTAACCCAACAATTCATCCACTAAAAGtacaaacatgtatttttttttatgttcagctgcagttccgaacagacacacaacacactctgTGGACATCATATCCCAGCATGCCATGCAGCTTAGTGGCCCTTTCAGTTGtatttcccatcatgcagtaTGAGTTTCATTAGAACGTCCAAATAAATCTTTAGACGATATTTTGATCTGCATTAAGTTATGGTCTTCTTTCAGGAGGGGGACGCCAGCTCCGCCCGTGACGACTGTCTGAAGGTGGGGAGCGCCTACGTCATCGTCTACTCCGTCACAGACCGCTCCAGCTTCGACTCTGCTGCGGAGCTCCGCATCACACTGCGACGCATCCGCCAGGCTGAGAACCTTCCCATCATCCTCGTGGGCAACAAGAGCGACTTGGTTCGGTCTAGAGAAGTCGCTGTGGAAGGTGGGGTCATGATCAGACGGGCACTAAATGTCTGACGCTACAGAGAAACTTCAATCTGTGTCTATATTTCCCCGGCAGAGGGCCGAGCGTGCGCGGTGGTGTTCGACTGCAAGTTCATCGAAACGTCGGCGTCCCTGCAGCATAACGTGACGGAGCTGTTCGAGGGCGTCATACGCCAGATACGGCTCCGTCGAGACGGCAGCGAGGCCATCCAGCGAAGGCGCTCCGTCTACAAGCGTAAGGAGAGCATCACTCAGAAGGCGCGGCGCTTCCTGGACCGCTTGGTGGCCCGCAACAACCAGCGGATGGCGGTCAAAGTACGGTCCAAGAGCTGCCACGACCTGGCCGTCCTCTGAGGACCGGCATCAGCCAGGAGGGCAGCGAGGTCCTCCGGTCTCATCTGCAGCGAGTCCTGATCTCAGTGAGCTAAAACCTGTTGGACAAAAGCGATCAGCAACGAGCCGAGCCAATGGACCGTTACATCCTCACTGTGATTTTTCAGCTTGACATTTTGGAGTCGAAACTTTTATAACTTTTCTATCAGGTGacctaaatatatatatatatatatatatatatatatatatatatatatatatatatatatatatatatataaagaaacacacaactgtAGGTCATAGGTTCAGTgcatgttcagtgtgtgtgtgtgtgtgtgtgtgtgtgtgtgtgtgtgtgtgtgtgtgtgtgtgtgtgtgtgtgtgtgtgtgtgtatgtgtgcgtgtgtgtgtgcatttggaCCATCaagtatttatttcttttgcgGGGGCCTAACTATGTTTACACTCATATTTTGCAGggaattttctttcttctggggACTCAGATCAGGATGAGGTGAAGGTTTAATGGGAGGGAAAGCTCGTGGctgaggtactggtaatgatgGACCTGACAGTAACTTTACACACTCACGCTGTATGGGAACTTGTCATCATTGTGAGTGACAAAAAGTTAGAAACGAAGAAGGAGATCATATGTTTTTGGGTGAGTACATGTTTTAAGATTAGAGTCAGAAAAATAGTGATTATGACTGATTTTTGCCTGCAAAGTGTGAAAGTACTTCATGGGGTGATGAATCTACAAGAAGTGTAagcatgagtgtgtgtatgcTTGGTTCAGATGATGTCTTGAATTTTTCCACTGTGTCCACTGTGCTAACGTCCagagctttctgctgtttttggtTCAACACTGTGCAGAATAAAGTCTTAACTAAACACTCATCCCAAAGTTATATTTCACAGATAAAAATAGAAAGTGTGATTTAACTTACTAGATGTTGGTGGTTAGCATTCTCACCTCAAAACAATGAAACGTTTTTAGGCTAAAAAATCAAGTACAACTACATGTAGAATATCACTTGTGTCAATGTAGAGCTTGTTAGAAAAATTCCCAGTCACTGAGGCAATCGAATTCTCTGAACTTAATCAAGTCTTTCAtttacaaaaccaaaaaaatccaaCTGTTCCTCAAACTATGAGACATGTGGGAAACATAGGAAAGGATTCTCTCTTTATGAAGTCTGTGTTTTTATTAGATTTTCCAGTTCTACAGTACGCACAAGTTGGTAAAGAACTTCACTTTTTTTACTCGTTAGGTTTAATGATGAATAATTCCAACCCTGGCCTCTCTCTGCAGAGGCTGGACTGATCAAACCGCCTCACATAAACACACCAACATGCTTCATGGATGTTTaccgttgccatggagaccggTGGTCCGTTGAAGTGAGGGCTGTTTACCAAGCGGTCTCCATAACTACCCGGTCGTGTGCTGACACCTCTTTGCGGCTGACAGAAAACAGGCCGAGTGTTTGTAGCGGCACGTTTTAATGGGACGCTGTTGTCCTCCTGGCTGCGGACGAACTCCGATCCCAACACGTCGCTCCGAGGGAACGCAGCGAACACAGCCAGAGTCCCAGTCACTGCACACACATGCTCGCAGCTTCAAGCACGTGTGCGGTTCATCTATGTTTCAGGTACATTTGTCACTCAATATAAAACACGGATTTCAGTATTGACCGGTGCAACGTTCATTCGAGAGTTGAACGACAGATTCTGAGTGAATGTGGGACgatcagcagagcagcaggaagaacagTGATGAACCAACGGCTGAATTCTCAGAGGAGGTGAACAGCAATGAAGCCGTGAAGTAACCTTAAATTGGTTCAAATCAGCTGCAAGCTACATCCAGCAGACTAGTCGTCCCACTTTTCAGTGTGATCAAATATCCTATCTGTTTATTGATCGGGCAGCCGggtgacacacattcacacacacacacacacacacaatgtgtaGCTGCAGAGGGCAGtacatgaggaggaggaggaggaggaggaggagtgttgaACATTGATTTGATGAGGGAAATGGAAAGAATGCTTGACTCTGCTCAACccggaggacacacacactaacacacgcacacacttgtGCATACACACATGTGTAAACatcctctcagtggaggaggaccagagacTCTGAGCTGTGAGTTCAGCTCCCTCCTGAATATGATATGAATAGAAACTAATTTAAAGATGCTTCCTTTGCGTTTATCAACATGTATCgatatatatttttcttcttctttaactgACAGTGATGACGCTGCTGGGGGTCGGTGGTTATCATCTCTAGTGTATTTGGCGGTGTAATGTTTACTGgaattattttcagttttagccagataaaacattttacatCTGTGTTGcggtgatttatttatttatctattattTTGTTGTCTGTTTATAGCTGATCTGTGTCCCTTTGTGGTCGTTTGCATCATTTTGTTGTccttttttagctgtttttataGCTGCTTTGAGTCTCTATGTGGTCATTTTGTGACTCGATAtacttcctgtcactgtgaggCCCTCTGACCCTTTGAGACCAGAGATCTGTGTGATCTGCGAGCGTGCATGAACGATGTTGACGGAAAGATGATGTGTTTTTCCACTTGAGTTTTAAAGTTTTCGATATATCTGTTACATACCTTCATGATGACATCGTCCCAAAGTAAAGTCAGAAAAAGTATCATCTaaaattatttctgtttgttttgttttttttccatcaacattaaaaagaaaaggtccTTCTGAATGAATGTTGATTGATAATCTCTCACGTTTTAAATACAGGGCTCAGCTATACCGACTAGATCCGGAAGGTAAGATTCACCTCAAGTACATCTTTTAATTTTGACaatattaaagaagaaaaatccatATTTACTATTTCTACGGTGGTTAGTCTGTTTGCAGACTCAGACATGCAGTTGAACAGTTTTGCACCTGATTATTGAGAAGGTATGAACTCAAATCAGAGTTACAGTGCCATCGCTCACTTCACTTTCACTTAACTTTGATGCAACTACAGTTTATGTTTAGGAGGatagcaacaacaaaaatgaaatgtcatttttaaaacgAGGGATACATAACAGCATCATCTGCTATTTGATCTTGACTCATTACGCCTTCATTCCAACCTTACAAATAAGTATCAGTATGCAAAGACACGCTTCCAAACCTAGAATATGAACATGGAGATCCTGCTACATTTTGTAAAATATTTTCTAAAGAATTACTGCCCCATTACTACCTGGATATTTTTTACTTGTgttaaaaaactgtcaaaactcTGGTGCACAACATTCATTTGCATAAGTTGCAGAGAACCCATCTATGCATATTGAGTACCATTAGCCACTGTGTGATTTAACAATAATTTAAAATTAATCCACAGCTGAATTGTTTTTTATGGATGTGATTACACCTAACTCTAAAGGTGGATAAATACTTCTCAGAAACAAATCGactatttgttttctttacatttctgTAGTTTTTGGACACAACTGGGGAATAGTGTTCTGTCCAGATGATTGAGAACAAGATGGCAGAGCTCCCAACACAGGGTTGAGCTAAAATGATGCAAATCTTTACCTGAAGCCCtcagagagaagggggggggggggggggggggggagatttCTCTCCTCTCATGGACTTTGTATTGGGATAAACAGAGAGGGAATCACTCCTGGTTCTGGAGGATCCCTGGTCTGCATGGCTTCACCACTTCCAATAACTGGCTTGTTATCTTGCTGTTTGCAGAGCTTCATGATAACACATTCAAATAACTTGTGTATGCTGGAGCAGAGAGACATTAGAAACATGCAGCCTGCCAGGACCAGGAGTGCCCTCTTTTTCTCAAATACAAATCCTCCTATCGGTGCTCTTGTAAGCACTGAGCAGGTTTCAATCCAAAATCAGTAAAGATGGTTGACTGTCATTAGTTATTTTAACACCCCTCTGTAAATCACAAGTTTTTGCATCTGCCTTCAAAATAGTCATACAAAGCATATTCATGTTGCATTTTAACGGCAATATTTTGCAGGATAAATGTCTGAAAATATGTAAGTTATTTCTATAAATTACCAGATATTCGAGTCAAACTACAATGCAAAACTAACCAGGTAGAACGAGGAGGAACTGTTTGACCGCGTCTATGTCTCTGTTGACGTCACAATGGCAGCACGTAAGGCAAATGTGTACATTAGCACAAATCGtcatcttttctgaaacctaaACTAAAAGCAGCCATGTCATAACAGGAGCATCACTGTGACCTTTACAGAAACCATCTGGCCTAACGGCACGTTCA encodes:
- the rem1 gene encoding GTP-binding protein REM 1, whose amino-acid sequence is MTLNTQREKEPLRRRGSTPLPPLCHRPSWTRDPRLSGGAQPDQEQPRAQRSHPPLGQSASYHPGDKSLHYRAHWSSDSDDDSQSDSDCVYRVVLLGDQGVGKTSLAGIFGGITEKDEQPAEDSYERTLTVDGEETTLIVMDTWENDKAEGDASSARDDCLKVGSAYVIVYSVTDRSSFDSAAELRITLRRIRQAENLPIILVGNKSDLVRSREVAVEEGRACAVVFDCKFIETSASLQHNVTELFEGVIRQIRLRRDGSEAIQRRRSVYKRKESITQKARRFLDRLVARNNQRMAVKVRSKSCHDLAVL